The stretch of DNA TTCCTGAACTGTAGCAGCAGGATTTCTTTTTAAAATCACCGGACGATGGCTTTGGCTCACCTCATTAAGAAGAACAAAATTTTGCATATTACGAGCCCCTATCCGCAAAAGATCCACGTGTTCCGCGGTCATTTCCACATCACGAACATCCAAAACCTCTGTCTCTGTTAACAATCCGTGAACAGCCTTGGCTCGACTATGCCACACCACACAATCCGGAGACCAGCCTTGAAAAGAATGTGGATTCGTACGTGGCTTGCGAATAGAACCTCGAAAAATGTGTGCCCCAGCCTCCTTAACCTTTAACCCTAAAGAAATAGCATGTTCTTGGCTTTCTAAAGTACAAGGTCCAGCAATAAGAATAGGCCTCCCCCCTCCTATGGATAGGGTTTCTGATAAATGAATAACTGGGTTCCGGGTTGAATCAAATACATAGGGCAAAGGAACCCGTTGTTTTTCCATAAGATCTAGTTTTCCTGTTCTTCTTTTTTAGCAGGGGCAAATCATACACACTGGGAAGAGAAAGGAAAGAAAAAGATTTTCTAGAAAAAGAAAAATGTCCTCTTCTCTCAAAAGAAGAGGACATAAAAAAATAGTTATTATTCTGAACCGTTAGGCAACCGTTTAATATCAGAAATCACATCTATCAGAGTCGTAAGGAAAGCTTGAAACAATGCTTCATCGGCATATGCCACGCTTCCCTTGAGTAACTTCCTACAATAACACAGTAAGCTACAGGTTAAACACATAACTCCTTGTATAAAAAACAATCTACATTTTTGTTTTAGCATATTTTCTCACAAATGTAATAGCTTCTTTTATAAGAACTAAAACAACTAAATCTTAAAAACTAAAATTAAAATCAACAAAAACCACTTAAAACAAAATATTAAACTCGTTGAAAACAAAAAAACTTTTGTTAAAATTTTTGCCCGGCTGCAAAAACGTTTACAAGAGGGTAAAAGCGTGTTCGGATCTATTCCCTGTTATCCAGGATGCAAGAAAGTCTCTTTGCAGGATGATCACTATTACTATTGCAATTTATGCGATAGCATCGTTTCTCCAACGAGCGTAGATGTTGCCGTTGTTTCTCCTAATCTACCAACCGCCCACCCAAAATTTAAGCTCTCTGTTTTACGTTGCAAAAACCATCCAACGAAAGGTTTGAACCCTGGGGGACCAATTACTTCTTTACAAGGTCTCGCCCCATCTGCATCAACCCCCTTAACGGAAACTCACCAAGAAATGCTTCGTCTCTGTTCTCGAGTTCGTTGCTTAGACATACTTACTTTATGCAGCACGCTGACTGCCGCCCTTCTTGCCATTACCGGAGCCATCATTCAATTCGTCATTGCCGCTCCCACAGCCTTCTTCATTCCCCTCATTCTACTGGGTCTGGCAATTGTCCTCTGCATAGGAGCCTTCTCTTGTGCTCGGATTTCCCAAAAAAGCACAGCGCGTTGGCAGAGCCTCTCCAAAAAAATAGTTCTATCATCTGTCAGGGTCCCAGTCCAATCTGGAACAGAACGCTACACTTTATTAACAGAATTTCCCCCAACCTGTTACGAAACTCCTAAACCCATAAATAGCGCTCCAGGCTCTAGGAACCAAGATTTCAGGAATACTCCACGTTTTGTAGCGAAAAAGACGGCCTGTAAACTTTCAGCTAAAACTCTGAAAATCTTAAAAAATCGCCGCAAAGATTAACGGATTTCTACTTAAACAAGGCGAATAAAGCTCCCGCTGCCGCAGATTGCAAAGAAGCTGATTCTTGCACACAGCGGCCTCTTAAAAAACATGTCGCCTTTCTATTTTCCGAATACGCGATTGCCTCCAAGATGGTCAGCTTGTCTTGCCAACGGCTCTGTGGGTATAGATCGATTACTGCATTCAATCCAGCCTCT from Chlamydia suis encodes:
- the aroF gene encoding 3-deoxy-7-phosphoheptulonate synthase → MEKQRVPLPYVFDSTRNPVIHLSETLSIGGGRPILIAGPCTLESQEHAISLGLKVKEAGAHIFRGSIRKPRTNPHSFQGWSPDCVVWHSRAKAVHGLLTETEVLDVRDVEMTAEHVDLLRIGARNMQNFVLLNEVSQSHRPVILKRNPAATVQEWLGAAEYLLRNASCPGVILCERGIRSFETSTRYTLDLNSVAWVKKETALPVIVDPSHASGIRDLVVPLARAAIALGADGVMVEVHEQPELALCDGAQHISSPELAELALWIQEQDLISKKKAFV